The window ATCCGACATCTTGTTTTAAGGCCTCCAGGCCATGATCGGCCAACTTCAGGACATAAGGCAGTGTAGCCGCCGTCAAGGCCTCAGTAGAAGATCGGGACACCAGAGAAGGCATGTTGGGCACCGCATAATGCAAGATCCCCTTGTAATCAAAGACGGGTTTTGCATGGGTGGTGGCTTTCATGGTTTCGACGCAAGCCCCTTGATCAATCGACACATCGACGATGACAGATCCTTTCTCCATAAGGGCCACCATGTGACGTGTCACGAGTTTGGGCGCGCGGGCTCCGGGGATGAGCACCGCCCCGATGAGCAAATCGCTTATTTTCAGTTCCTGTTCCAAAATTTGCGAATTAAAAGGATGGGTTTGAAGAGAGGAAGAAGGATAAAGCTTTCGCACTTGTTCCAGTTTTTTTTCATCCTTATCGAACAAGGTCACCTGGGACCCTAAACCCAAGGCTATTTGCAGGGCCGCCTGGCCTACATTTCCTGCCCCCAGAATAATCACCCGGCCACTACGAGCACCCGCAAGCGAAGAAAGCAAAACCCCTTTGTTGCCTCGATCTTTGCGCAAAAAATCTGCTCCCAGCATCACGGCCAGTTTACCCGCTACCTGGCTCATGGGCCTCAAGAGAGGAAGCGCCCCCCCTGAATCCACGACGGTTTCATAACCAATGGCTTCCACCTTTTTTTTCATCAAGGCCTTTGCCAACTCTGGAACAGAGGCCAGATGCAGATAGGTAAATAAAATTAGTCTGGGTCTAAAATAGGCATATTCCTTGGGCAGGGGTTCTTTCACCTTGAGGATCAGCTCTGCCGTGGCCCAAAGCTTTTTGGCGTCCGGCAAAACAACGGCTCCATGATGACGATAATCGTTGTCACTAAAACCCGATCCCAAACCGGCGGACTTCTCGACAAATACCCGATGACCTTGTTTGAGCAATTGGGCGACACCCGAAGGAGTAAGTGCCACACGATATTCCTGAGCCTTGATTTCTTTG of the Deltaproteobacteria bacterium genome contains:
- the ald gene encoding alanine dehydrogenase, which codes for MIIGIPKEIKAQEYRVALTPSGVAQLLKQGHRVFVEKSAGLGSGFSDNDYRHHGAVVLPDAKKLWATAELILKVKEPLPKEYAYFRPRLILFTYLHLASVPELAKALMKKKVEAIGYETVVDSGGALPLLRPMSQVAGKLAVMLGADFLRKDRGNKGVLLSSLAGARSGRVIILGAGNVGQAALQIALGLGSQVTLFDKDEKKLEQVRKLYPSSSLQTHPFNSQILEQELKISDLLIGAVLIPGARAPKLVTRHMVALMEKGSVIVDVSIDQGACVETMKATTHAKPVFDYKGILHYAVPNMPSLVSRSSTEALTAATLPYVLKLADHGLEALKQDVGFAKGLQINAGEIVHEGVKGSLTRRSL